In the Streptomyces coeruleoprunus genome, CTGACGGTCACGCGGCGGGCGGTGCCCAGCACGTCCAGGCCGACCTGGTCGAGCTTGAGGCCGACCTCCTCGGCGACGACGGTGGCGCCGGTGAGGGCGGCCATGTCGCCGAGCATCGCCTTGCGGCGGTCACCGAAGCCGGGGGCCTTGACCGCGACCGCGTTGAACGTGCCGCGGATCTTGTTGACGACCAGGGTCGACAGGGCCTCGCCCTCGACGTCCTCGGCGATGATCAGCAGCGGCTTGGAGCCACCGGCCTGGATGACCTTCTCCAGCAGCGGGAGGAGGTCCGTGATCGCGGAGATCTTGCCCTGGTGGATCAGGATGTACGGGTCGTCGAGGACGGCCTCCATACGCTCCTGGTCGGTGACCATGTACGGGGACAGGTAGCCCTTGTCGAAGGCCATGCCCTCGGTGAAGTCCAGCTCCAGGCCGAAGGTGTTGGACTCCTCGACGGTGATGACACCGTCCTTGCCGACCTTGTCCATCGCCTCGGCGATCAGCTCGCCGACCTGCTGGTCCTGGGCGGACAGCGCGGCGACGGCGGCGATGTCGGTCTTGTCCTCGATCGGGCGGGCCGTGGCGAGCAGCTCGTCGGAGACGGCCTTGACCGCGGCGTCGATGCCCTTCTTCAGAGCGGACGGGGAAGCACCGGCGGCGACGTTGCGCAGGCCCTCGCGGACGAGCGCCTGGGCCAGGACGGTGGCGGTGGTGGTGCCGTCACCCGCGATGTCGTTGGTCTTGGTCGCCACCTCCTTCACCAGCTGGGCGCCGAGGTTCTCGTACGGGTCCTCGACCTCGATCTCGCGGGCGATGGTGACACCGTCGTTGGTGATGGTGGGCGCACCGAACTTCTTGTCGATGACGACGTTGCGGCCCTTGGGGCCGATCGTCACCTTGACGGTGTCGGCAAGCTTGTTGACGCCGCGCTCAAGGGCGCGACGGGCGTCCTCGTCGAACTTCAGGATCTTCGCCATGGGAGCGTTCCAGTCCTCTCGATTGCGATCCCCGGCCGCGCGTGGCGGCCGCCATCGCCGGTGAGACGAACCGCGCCCCTCGCCGCCCGGTAGGTAGTCAGCGGGGGCCAGGGGCGCAGCTCAAAGCATTCTGCTTCGGGTGAATTACTTCTCGATGACCGCGAGCACGTCGCGGGCCGAGAGGACGAGGTACTCCTCGCCGTTGTACTTCACCTCGGTGCCGCCGTACTTGCTGTACAGCACGACATCGCCGACCTTCACGTCGAGCGGAAGGCGCTCGCCGTTCTCGAAGCGGCCCGGGCCCACGGCCAGGACAGCGCCCTCCTGGGGCTTCTCCTTGGCGGTGTCCGGAATGACCAGGCCAGAGGCCGTGGTCTGCTCGGCGTCGAGCGGCTGGACCACGATGCGGTCCTCGAGCGGCTTGATGGCAACCTTGGAGCTGGTGGTCGTCACGATCCGACCTCCCCCTTCGGAGATCTCACGGGGTCATCTGTCTGAGGTGGCGACCAGGTGGATCCGTCGTCGCGGGTGCCGGACCTGCCCGTCGCTGTGTTGGCACTCTCCCGTGGGGAGTGCCAGAGCCGAGACTATGACCGCGATTAGCACTCGGTCAAGCGGAGTGCCAATTACCGGCCGGTCGCGGTGGCGTGCGTGGCCGGGACTCGTCCACGGGCCGCTCTCTTCGGGCCCGGGCACCCCGCCCGACCAGGCATCACGCCACCGGGGCCGGCGGGCGGGGCGTTTCGGGACGTCGCTTTCGCGCCATGCGTACAACACGCCGAGGATCTGTGGGGCGGGTCAGACGTAGTCCTCCAGCCTCGCCACCGCGTACCCGCGGGCCGTGATCGTGTCCATGGCGCGGCGGACCATGTCGGCCATGCTGCCCTTCCACATGCCGCGGCCCCGGAAGTGCGTGAGGACGATGTCGCCGGGGTGCAGGTCCCGGTCCCACTCGCGCCACTCCATGCGGTCCGGGAACGCCTCGGCGGACCAGAGCGGCACCGCCGTGATCCCGCACGACTGGGCGGCGCGCAGGGTGTCGGCGTTGTAGTTGCCGTAGGGCGGGCGGAACAGGGTGGGCCGCTTGCCGTACCGCCTCTCGATGATGTCCTGCTGGCCGCAGATCTCGCGGCGCTGCTGCGCGTACGAGAGGCCGGGCATGTACCGGTGGTTGAGCGTGTGGTTGTGCAGGGAGGCCCCGAGGTCCTGCATCCGCCGGAAGTAGCCGTAGTCCTCGCGGACGAGGTAGTCGCTGAGGAACGCGCTGTACGGGATGGCCAGCTCGTCCATCATCCGCAGCAGCTCCGGGTCCTTGTCCGCGCCGTCGTCGATGGTCAGGAACACGACCCTGTCGCGCGTCGGCACGGTGGTGAAGACCGGGGGCAGGGTCGGGTCGCCGACCTCGAAGCCCTTGCGGAAGGTGAGCTCCGGCTTCACCTCGGGCGGCGGGGGCGGCAGCAGCGGGGTCCGCTTCAGGCCCCACTTCCGGGCGGCCGCCGCCCGCGCCGCCTGGGCCTGCCGGAACCGCTCCACGTACGCCGACAGCGCGCCCGCCGCGCCGTGCGCCTCGGCCTGCTGGCCGGGCGCGGGCCTGACGTCGCCGGTTCCGGTGCCGGGCCAGGGGCCGTGCGCGTCGGGGCCGCCGGCGCAGGCCGCGCCGAGAGCGCCGACCAACAGCGCCACGAGCACGGCTCGAACGGGCCGGCCGGGCCGACCTGGCCGACCTGGCCGACCGGGGCCACCTGGCCGACTTGGCCGGCCTGGCCGGCCTGGCCGGCGGGGGCCGGTCGCCCGGCCTGTATGGCCGGCCTGCTTCGTGCGGCCCCTCTGCCCCGACGGG is a window encoding:
- the groL gene encoding chaperonin GroEL (60 kDa chaperone family; promotes refolding of misfolded polypeptides especially under stressful conditions; forms two stacked rings of heptamers to form a barrel-shaped 14mer; ends can be capped by GroES; misfolded proteins enter the barrel where they are refolded when GroES binds), giving the protein MAKILKFDEDARRALERGVNKLADTVKVTIGPKGRNVVIDKKFGAPTITNDGVTIAREIEVEDPYENLGAQLVKEVATKTNDIAGDGTTTATVLAQALVREGLRNVAAGASPSALKKGIDAAVKAVSDELLATARPIEDKTDIAAVAALSAQDQQVGELIAEAMDKVGKDGVITVEESNTFGLELDFTEGMAFDKGYLSPYMVTDQERMEAVLDDPYILIHQGKISAITDLLPLLEKVIQAGGSKPLLIIAEDVEGEALSTLVVNKIRGTFNAVAVKAPGFGDRRKAMLGDMAALTGATVVAEEVGLKLDQVGLDVLGTARRVTVSKDDTTIVEGGGKSEDVAGRVAQIKGEIETTDSDWDREKLQERLAKLAGGVCVIKVGAATEVELKEKKHRLEDAISATRAAVEEGIVSGGGSALVHAVKVLEGNLGKEGDEATGVAVVRRAAVEPLRWIAENAGLEGYVITSKVAELDKGQGFNAATGEYGDLVKAGVIDPVKVTRSALENAASIASLLLTTETLVVEKKEEEPENGHGHSHSHGHSH
- a CDS encoding polysaccharide deacetylase family protein; translated protein: MLVALLVGALGAACAGGPDAHGPWPGTGTGDVRPAPGQQAEAHGAAGALSAYVERFRQAQAARAAAARKWGLKRTPLLPPPPPEVKPELTFRKGFEVGDPTLPPVFTTVPTRDRVVFLTIDDGADKDPELLRMMDELAIPYSAFLSDYLVREDYGYFRRMQDLGASLHNHTLNHRYMPGLSYAQQRREICGQQDIIERRYGKRPTLFRPPYGNYNADTLRAAQSCGITAVPLWSAEAFPDRMEWREWDRDLHPGDIVLTHFRGRGMWKGSMADMVRRAMDTITARGYAVARLEDYV
- the groES gene encoding co-chaperone GroES, whose translation is MTTTSSKVAIKPLEDRIVVQPLDAEQTTASGLVIPDTAKEKPQEGAVLAVGPGRFENGERLPLDVKVGDVVLYSKYGGTEVKYNGEEYLVLSARDVLAVIEK